From the genome of Scytonema hofmannii PCC 7110, one region includes:
- a CDS encoding clan AA aspartic protease, which yields MSVLVFSEGNSYVEIEFVVDTGFEGFLTLPPNIVAELGLPYIAKIQANLADNSKIATNAYAIRILWNGVERDVVVLAMGRRPLIGTALLEDYHLSIDFCEGGTVLVDEIL from the coding sequence ATGAGTGTTCTTGTTTTTTCAGAAGGAAATTCATATGTAGAAATCGAGTTCGTTGTCGATACAGGTTTTGAAGGTTTCCTCACCTTACCACCCAATATAGTTGCAGAACTTGGCTTGCCCTACATTGCTAAGATTCAAGCAAATCTTGCCGATAACTCCAAGATAGCGACAAATGCTTACGCCATAAGAATTCTATGGAACGGTGTTGAGCGTGATGTTGTGGTGCTGGCGATGGGTCGTCGTCCCCTAATCGGAACGGCGCTACTTGAGGATTATCACCTCAGTATAGATTTCTGTGAAGGTGGTACTGTTTTGGTTGATGAAATCTTGTAA
- a CDS encoding DUF1016 N-terminal domain-containing protein: MKYEELINDISNINNSTLTTVERAINKTLTIRNWFIGAYIIEYEQNGVDRAAYGTQLIKNIAEDLKSRKIEGLSDRNLKNFRQFALAYPALAKDENISAFLPGSARLKPY, translated from the coding sequence GTGAAATACGAAGAACTCATCAACGATATCAGTAATATTAATAACTCAACTTTAACTACAGTTGAACGAGCAATTAACAAAACTCTGACTATTCGTAACTGGTTTATAGGTGCTTATATTATTGAGTACGAGCAAAACGGGGTGGATAGAGCAGCTTACGGCACGCAACTCATTAAAAATATTGCTGAGGATTTAAAAAGTAGAAAAATTGAAGGATTATCTGACCGTAACTTGAAAAATTTTCGCCAATTTGCGCTAGCTTATCCAGCTTTAGCAAAAGATGAAAATATATCGGCTTTTTTACCAGGGTCAGCGCGTCTCAAACCCTATTGA
- a CDS encoding type II toxin-antitoxin system VapC family toxin: protein MSLRYLLDTNILSEPARPIPNTNVLHKLDIHKSEVVVSSVVIHELLHGCLRLPESKRRESLWNYIHESVLNLPVLDYNLKAAQWHAKERARLSRIGKTPAFVDGQIASIACCNNLILVTNNVSDFKFFNDLRVENWFVNRTEFI, encoded by the coding sequence ATGAGCTTGAGATACTTACTCGATACCAATATTCTTTCAGAGCCAGCACGTCCTATTCCTAATACCAATGTTTTACACAAACTAGATATTCACAAATCAGAAGTTGTCGTCTCTAGTGTTGTTATTCATGAACTTTTACATGGCTGTTTGCGATTACCAGAATCTAAGCGGCGAGAGTCTCTTTGGAATTATATTCATGAATCAGTCTTAAATTTACCAGTTCTCGATTACAATTTAAAGGCGGCACAATGGCACGCAAAAGAAAGGGCTAGATTATCCAGGATCGGCAAAACTCCTGCTTTTGTAGATGGTCAAATTGCAAGTATTGCTTGCTGTAATAATTTAATTTTGGTAACTAATAATGTTTCTGATTTTAAGTTTTTTAATGATTTAAGAGTAGAAAATTGGTTTGTTAATAGGACTGAATTTATCTAA
- a CDS encoding Uma2 family endonuclease yields the protein MVIEAKNLTLPDHTQLPESDGTFVKNFQEHPQSILLTDSILPRLQELHSDGQYCIGQDSGIYWRLTEPPERGAEAPDWFYVPNVPPTFNGELRRSYVLWKELIAPRIVLEFVSGDGEEERDKTPYEGKFWIYENVIHASYYGIYEVKKASVEVYQLVGGRYEKISPNSRGHYPIAPMGVELGIWQGSFFTKEEIPWLRWWDSVGNLLPTGDERAEAEHQRAEVERQRTQTVEQENARLREQLRALGVDPDALL from the coding sequence ATGGTTATCGAAGCCAAAAACCTAACCCTACCAGATCACACCCAGTTACCAGAGTCAGATGGTACGTTTGTGAAAAATTTCCAAGAGCATCCCCAGAGTATTTTACTCACAGACTCGATCCTTCCGCGTTTGCAAGAGCTGCATTCAGATGGACAATACTGCATTGGGCAAGACAGCGGGATCTACTGGCGGTTAACCGAACCACCAGAACGGGGTGCAGAAGCGCCAGACTGGTTTTATGTGCCAAATGTCCCACCGACTTTTAACGGTGAACTGCGACGTTCTTATGTTCTGTGGAAAGAACTGATTGCACCGAGAATTGTTCTAGAATTCGTCAGTGGTGATGGCGAAGAAGAACGGGACAAAACCCCCTATGAGGGTAAGTTTTGGATCTATGAAAATGTCATCCATGCGTCTTACTACGGGATTTATGAAGTCAAAAAAGCGTCAGTAGAAGTTTATCAATTAGTTGGTGGACGATATGAAAAGATAAGTCCCAATAGTAGAGGACATTACCCAATTGCGCCAATGGGTGTAGAGTTAGGTATTTGGCAAGGGAGTTTTTTCACCAAAGAAGAGATACCTTGGCTAAGGTGGTGGGATTCAGTTGGGAATTTATTGCCTACAGGCGATGAACGCGCCGAAGCTGAACATCAACGCGCCGAAGTTGAACGTCAACGTACACAAACAGTAGAACAAGAAAATGCTCGTTTGCGGGAACAATTACGTGCCTTAGGTGTAGATCCAGATGCACTGTTGTAG